The stretch of DNA AAACAAAAAAAAGGTTGGCATACGGAATATAGAGCGCGAAAAAGATGCAACAAGACAAACTAACAACCAGGCATAAGAAACATATCTTCATATCAAAATTAGTAGAAGATGAAACTTTCCAGCTCTATATTCAAAAATTAGCATAAGAAACTCCATTGAGCAACTTAATTAGTAGACATCCTACAAATTGAGTTAAAAGATGAAAATCACCAAATAGAAGTTTTAGATCTTACTTCAAAAAAAGGTTTTAGAGCTCCTATGGCAAAATTAAGTGTcataataaaagtttcaactcCCACCTAAAGATTTTGAAGTTGTACAAGAAAATTTTCAAATCAAATAATGGAAATACTTTCTAACTTTATTTGGATGTTCAGATCACAATCAAGATATTAACCTTGTGCTGTTTTGGAATCTTCCAAAAAACTATTTGGCAACGAAAATGACATATGGGAGTGGGATCGCAATAGTTTTTCCAAAAAAAAGGAGTGGGATCACAATAACTTCTCTTTTGAATGCTTTGCGTCAAATTTATTGAGAATGTTTTTCACGGTGTATACATATTTAAAGACAACGAACGGGTCTCACCTCTCACGCCAGACCCACAAGGCTAAGGTCCTGTTTGATTCCTACTGACTAAAATAAATTAACTGTAAGTTTAGGGACTAAAGTTCCAAATAAAGTGACTAAAAGAACGTTTTAGTCCCATTAGCTCCCAAAGAGTAGCTAAAAGAAGCTAAAAGGAGGAGTTGAGAGGGTTTGCCCTTCATTTTAATCATTTTGTTTGGAACTTTAGTTACTTTTAATCACTTGATCCAAACAGGGGTGACTAAAATTTAGTCACTGCTTTTAGAGGGTGTTTGGTTACACGGACTACACTTTAATCTCTGTCATATCAAATATTTGATTACTAACTACAAGTATTAAATATATACTGATTATAAACAAATTACAtagatggaggctaattcgcgagatgaatctattaagtctaattaatttatcattagcacatgtttactgtagcatcatatTATCAAATTATAGGCTAATTATTCTTAATAGTTTTATAATTACCTTATATTTAATCTTTCTTATTAGCATCCGAAAATGCGATATGACAAGGATTAAACTTTAGTCCCTGTAACCAAATACTCTCTTAGTCACTTGATCCAAATAGACCCTAAGCGAAGACCAGACCTCACAAAGACACAAATGCTAAAGCCTAAAGAGCTCTAATCCCACACTGATACTCCACAATTAAGCAAAGCGCACCAAATCCGTTACTTGCTACCATAAATCAAATCGGCGCTTCCTTCTCGGACACGCCACAAGGCACTGACGGAGGGCCCCGCCCAGCACCCACCAGGCACCTGCTATAAATACACCTCCAGCAAGGCGCCACACCGGAAAGCGACACaaccgcgcccgcgccgcgaccacaccgcctcctccgcccagCCTCCTGCACCCGGCCGATTCGTCGAGctcgccccgcgcccccgcctcACCTCGCACCCCCTGCCTCCTTCCTCCCCGCCTCCTCCCTGCGGCCGCGCCCACCCCTGCATgcgagcgcgccgccgccggccgccggcgtccGGAACGGCATGGACAAGTACGAGGAGGTTCGCGACATCGGGTCGGGCAACTTTGGGGTGGCGCGGCTGATGCGCAACCGGGAGACACGAGGGCTCGTCGCCGTCAAGCTCATCGAGCGCGGCCACCGGGTCCGGGCCTTGCCCTCTCTGCTCGCCCCGACTGCGGGGTTTGGATTTGGGTTGGTTCCGCGGGGGTGCGGGTTCGGTGATGTTGGTTCCTTTGTGTGCTGATCAGGTAGGCCTGGTTTCTGTGCGCAGATTGACGAGAATGTGTACCGCGAGATCATCAACCATCGCTCGCTGCGGCACCCGAACATCATCCAGTTCATAGAGGTGCGTGCACCGATAAGGAGCAGATATTTATCGATTGTTTATTACTCCCTTTTGTCCTTTACTCGGTTGTATTGGGCGTTAAAAAAGACTTATTTTATGGGTTTGGTGCCGTGTACGTGCTCTCGTGTGAATCGAAGGAGGTATGGATACAGGGGAAATTTCGACGAAGGGGGTCTTTCAGAAGGATTTATTGTGTTTATTGCCATCTGGTGATTTCGTTCAAGTCGAGCACCGTGTTTGCCTTTTAGGATTTGTGGGGCAGTATTGAGCTGCTGGTTGGTTGGGCTTTAATTGTCTGGGGGAAACAGGCTGGTTGGATAGACTAATAAGCGTCTGTTATGTTTATCTACCTAGCTTTTAATTTCTCTAGTTACATAGCACTATTTTCAATCACTTTCTTTATAGAAAGATACTGAGCTAAATAAACAAGTACGAATTCAAAAGTTGATTCCCCTAAAAATCTACCCAGGTGATCCTAACTCCAAGACATCTTGCGATTGTGATGGAGTATGCAGCTGGTGGGGAACTCTTTGATCGAATCGTCGATCGTGGGCGGTTTAGTGAGGATGAGGTACAATATAATAGTATATCATCATAGGTTCTTCTTTGAGTATTCTATATCCTTGATGTGCTCTTCATACCCCCATGCAATGGAATTTTAGTGCTCTTTCTTCTGCTCATTGTAGGCCAGATATTTCTTCCAGCAGTTGATCTGTGGAGTGAGCTATTGCCATCACATGGTATGGAGAAAATTAGTGTCTACTAATTACAGTTCACATATAGATATGCTTTGTTGTGGAAAGTGCAGGTGTGGTTTTTCAAATATTTACTTGTGGGACCTGAACATATGCTTAAATGTTGTAATCTTGGCTGCTTTTCAGCAAATATGCCATAGAGATTTGAAGCTGGAGAACGTTCTCTTGGATGGCAGCCCAGCTCCACGGCTCAAGATATGTGATTTTGGCTACTCGAAGGTTGGCtgttaatttctcactaaattGGTAGTTCAAGTTCTTTGACGTGACTGCAAGTGCTTGAGAAAACCGGTGCTCAATTTGTAACAGTCATCTGTACTACATTCACGGCCAAAATCAGCAGTGGGGACCCCAGCATATATTGCGCCAGAGGTGCTTTCTCGGCGGGAGTATGATGGGAAGGTGAGTGGCAAGAATCTCTTATTTTTGCATGACATGTATATGTTGATGTTCCGTTAAGCATAATTCAAGAGATAACATTATTAATATTCTTCATCTTATCATAACTGTACACCCATATACATGTCAGGGGGGTAAAACAGACTTTTCTCTATATTTAATTACCATCTTCTTTTGCTGGCATTCACATCACCTGCAAGTACGTGCTGCTTGGTTGAGTTAGTTTAACTATTGTTTAGGCTTATTCATTTTTAAAATGTTATTGAGATCTAGAAGTACCACTTTGCCAATCCATTTTAGGCTTTTATAACTAACTTATCTACTACAAAAATTAATATCTGGTTCCTATTCAATATTTTCGCACCGCACATGCATGTTTGgttcttgaatttttgtgggcaGTTGAATCTGGTGATCCACAGTTTGCTTTTATTGATTCTGGTGAATTCGCGCCCAATATTGATGTCATGTAGGAAAGAGACTTGAGATATGAAAGATACCTGTATTGAACTTTGCGATTTCGATGTCTAACTTGGTCAGTTATACTCTTTCTGAACAACAGTTTATTCATCAGTTACTGGTTTCATTGATGAACATGCTTGCTAGTATATTTGATTTGATTCATCAATTTTTTGAAGCTATTGGTGAGCAGTTATAAGCTCCAGAATGAGTACACATTTCCTATATTGATATTCAGCATCATGGTTAGCTACAGTAGCGTTTTTGGACAATAATGCCTGGAATTCTCTCGATCGATGCTTGTGACCTTTACAACACAGTGGATTGACTATTGGAATCAGTAGCAACAGTGAATAGAGGATAAGTAGTCGTTGTCAGATATGGTGTTGGAATCTCCTCTCCATGACTCCATCCCTTGGGTTTGTGTTGGTAAGGTGTGTACCCTAACAGATGTTGACACTGGTAAAGTTGTGGACTCGTTGGCCCATGGCACATGCAAACCATTCATCTACCAAGTGGCCTTTATTTTACATATCCTCAATTCTTCAATAAGTTGGTCCAATTTCTGGTCGAGTGGTTAATGGAGACATGGCTTTAATACATTTCTCTGTGTTACTCTTTTAGTAGGTAACTAGATATTTTAGGTCAGTAAACTATGTATCGTCAGTACCCAGGTTCTGAATTTTCTGCTAGTTGCTTCATATATATGGCCTATCTCCTACAGAATCAACTGTGATCAAGGAAGTGCAAGATTTTACTTAGCTGTAGGTGCAGTTCAGACTTCATATATTATGACATGATGCCCCATCAGTCAATCCAGATTGATTTACAAAAATAAAAAACACAGTAGATTGATATAAACGGTGGCGTCTGTTCAGTGCTTTCAATGAAACATTGTTTCTACTATGACCAGAAGATATATTACTACCTCCAGCCATCTTTATATGACGTTTCGGCAACAAAAAAGAACTGCAAGTGAGCCAAACTGGCTGTCAGAAACATCATTTAGTACTAATTTTCTGTAATTTCGCATGGCTAGATTTTCTTGATTGAATCATGCTATCAGAATCACTAATCAAATGGGAAAATTGTGACGAGTCTGAGTGTGCCATTTTTATCTTTATTCCAGAAAGTCACACTCATATGGTTAGAGTTTAAATTAGGTGATTTGGTAGGCAGAACCCTTTGTTTCCATCAAGAATTATCAAATTCTATTGTTAGAGTGAGGATGATGGATCTACAACTGACTAAGATATGGTCAAACCGATTGTTCTATCTAAAGATAGCATGACTGTTTTGATAAGTTAAACTTGTGCAGGATTAAGCTTGTTGGGCAAGACAACGATCCATATAAACGAATTTTCCAAAAAAGATGTTTCTAAGTCAAATACATACAAGGCAGATTGATATTTGCCTCGTAAGGATTATATAGGCAGATTAACCATCATTGTGTACAATTATAAAACGCTAGTCAGGAAAAGGATTATCTAGGCTCCTCTTCCAAAAAGCAAGGTTTTAGAAACTCTTAGTCATTGCAGGATTCTTAAAGATAATAAGGCTTAGCTAGATCTCGAGAATAAGGCTTAGCTAGATCCGTACCGTTGCAAGTTCACTGGCTTTGAAATATACCACTGCAACTTTTCGAAATCTGAAATATATTCTTTCCATTTATTTTTGGGAAAATGCTGATATATCTCTATATGACCCTATCTCTAGTTCATTTTTTTGCTTAGTTTTATTGAATTTGTTGTTAAATAGGCAAGAGGCTTGCTTTCCTTAATAGTGTAATATACAATTTTTTTAAGCATGATCCATGCATAACTGAATTGTGTGAAAGTAATAATATGCAATTGACAAAGCTTTTATCTGTTATGCATTGATATGGCATTAAAGGTTCAAAAATCTCATTAACCTTCCAGTTGATGCGGGATATTGGCCATATTCATCTCTGTAGTCCATTCAAGCATGCTAGCCACACAACTACTGCTTGATCATTTACAGTTGTGATTATTCTTAATCAAATTGAGCTATTACTGATTACAGATGCTGTGGAATGGCTTTATAGATATGAATGCGAATGAACTCTTTGCTTCCTATAAAGCAGCATTAGTATCTGGTGTTACATAAAGTGTGAACTGACAATGGTATTTTGCTAGTGTAGCTTGCAGATGTATGGTCCTGTGGAGTCACTCTTTTTGTCATGCTTGTGGGAGCCTACCCATTTGAAGACCAGGATGATCCTAAAAATATTAGAAAGACCATTCAGGTGACAACTATGTCCTATTTCATGGATGTTCTTCATTAAGGGGAAAAAGATCTTGTACGCCCTAACATTTAATCTTTGTTTGCAGCGTATAGCAGCAATTCAATATAAGATCCCAGACAATATTCACATATCTGATGAGTGCAGAGAGCTCATTTCCCGTATCTTTGTTAGCAATCCATCCAGGGTATCTGAACTATCTCAGTTTTAGTATTACTAATATATCAGCATGGTAGGTTTATAAGTGATTTATCTTTGATGTTGCAACTTTGAATTTACCATAGAGAATCACCATGAGGGAAATAAAAAGCCATCCGTGGTTCCTGAAAAATTTGCCGAGGGAGCTCACAGAAGCAGTGCAGTTATCCTACTTCAGGAGGGACAACAGTGTCCCTGCTTTCTCGGACCAAACAACCGAAGAAATCATGAAGATTGTCAAGGAGGCAAGAACCATGCCAAAATCATCTCGATCAGGCTACGGCTACAGTGACGAGTTCTCAGAtgaggaagaaaaggaagaggaGAACGAACCCAaagtggaggaggaggaagaagatgagtgTGATAAGAGAGTCAGGGAGGTTCGTGAGAGTGGGGAGCTGGATATGGCCTCACTGCACATCTAAATCTGCTTGTTGTGAGGTGGTTGGATCGGATGTAGATAATTTGGCTTTATTATCTGCTGAACTGGGTAGAATGTATGCAATTCTGGGTTCAGTTATTGTAGTCTATTTAAGCCTTTTCCACCCTGTAATATATATTTTGATGAACTGTATGTGTGGTATAAGGTTTGTTCTAAAGGAGCAAGGTTTTGTATACGCACACCAGATTTGTGTTTTTCGATAGGAAGATGAAGATCTGCCATTGTTTGCACTCTGCAGCAAACAATTTTGGAATTTATAAGGCATATGTGTGTGGGGGCATGTCATGTAAAAATGGTTGCATGTTGTAAATTCTTTCAAAATGAGATATATGATTTCTTTTTCAAACTTTCAATATAAAGGAAAGCTGAAACCGGTTGTGTATGTGTGCCAATGAGTGATTTCATTGACCTCCTGTTTAATATCATCATCATTACTAGTTTCATTCAGCCAGTAGGTTTACTGGTTGAGTTGTCACCCCTGATTAAAAAAAAAAAGCCATTACTGGTTGAGTTGTCACCCCTGATTTCTTTTCCTAGTGTCACTGCTTCCGCTACATCTTAGTGAAACGTCTTATTCTTATACAATTCCTACAACTGCTCCACGTTCAAAATGTTGTCCGGACAATTTGATTACGCTGAATATTTGATTCACCAAATTGCTCACTGAACGGAGTGATGCTGCACATCTCAAATGGTAAATTTGGACTTCTCCAGTGAAAGGAACAAAATTAGACTCTGGTCTCCTGGCGCCCAGGCCATCTTCAACAGCTATATTCGTGCGAACTTGACATGTTTTCCATTCTCTGCTTATCGAGTCAGAGGTAACAATAACCCTAAAGACTATTTTGTGTATCTAAAATGCTTAGTGCGTACTGAATGTGAAGCCATATAGCCGTTCTCCTAGCTGCTGCTTTTCTTCAGACATGGACCTTATGATGAGCAAATCCATGCAGTCTGATGTCTGAACCATTGGTACAGAATGCAGGTCCAATTTCTATCGCAAGTCGAAGCCCACACACAGATGCTATTGCGGCAAGTCACTAATTTTCCCTCATATGCCTGACACATTGATATATTTACAGGGATGCTTGGATTATCAGTTTATCACCGGTCACAGTTAACCATTTCTACACAAACACGCACCCTGTCCCTACACCAGTGCGAGAGGCATTTCTCAATCAATCCTCCATATCATTGCTTGGCCTAGAGCCGCTGCGCATGCTTTGCATTGGTTTGCAGTGTTCTTTTTGTGACTAATTGTCAGAATAATGTGCCAGGTACCGGGAA from Panicum hallii strain FIL2 chromosome 3, PHallii_v3.1, whole genome shotgun sequence encodes:
- the LOC112884709 gene encoding serine/threonine-protein kinase SAPK4-like — encoded protein: MDKYEEVRDIGSGNFGVARLMRNRETRGLVAVKLIERGHRIDENVYREIINHRSLRHPNIIQFIEVILTPRHLAIVMEYAAGGELFDRIVDRGRFSEDEARYFFQQLICGVSYCHHMQICHRDLKLENVLLDGSPAPRLKICDFGYSKSSVLHSRPKSAVGTPAYIAPEVLSRREYDGKLADVWSCGVTLFVMLVGAYPFEDQDDPKNIRKTIQRIAAIQYKIPDNIHISDECRELISRIFVSNPSRRITMREIKSHPWFLKNLPRELTEAVQLSYFRRDNSVPAFSDQTTEEIMKIVKEARTMPKSSRSGYGYSDEFSDEEEKEEENEPKVEEEEEDECDKRVREVRESGELDMASLHI